A stretch of Castanea sativa cultivar Marrone di Chiusa Pesio chromosome 2, ASM4071231v1 DNA encodes these proteins:
- the LOC142624783 gene encoding uncharacterized protein LOC142624783 — translation MDECKEAFQALKDYLSKPPLLSPSVEGEDLFLYLAVSQTTVSSTLIHEELRIQKLVYYTSQAFQGAEARYLRIGKLSFALIVASRKLRPYFQAHLILVMTDQPLRKAMGRPNVAGRMVQWAVELSQFDVNYRPRAAIKAQTLTNFVAEFTMADQDPESDY, via the coding sequence ATGGATGAGTGCAAAGAAGCTTTCCAGGCCCTCAAGGATTACTTGTCCAAACCCCCACTCTTGAGTCCATCCGTTGAAGGAGAAGATTTATTCCTGTACTTAGCTGTCTCCCAAACAACTGTGAGCTCAACACTGATCCATGAAGAGCTCAGGATCCAGAAGCTagtttattacacaagccaGGCCTTCCAGGGTGCAGAAGCAAGATACCTAAGGATAGGAAAGTTATCCTTTGCGTTAATAGTCGCGTCAAGGAAGCTTCGTCCCTATTTTCAGGCACACTTGATATTAGTCATGACGGACCAACCTCTACGAAAGGCGATGGGTAGGCCAAACGTAGCAGGAAGAATGGTCCAATGGGCGGTGGAGTTAAGTCAATTTGACGTCAATTATAGGCCTAGAGCGGCGATCAAGGCCCAAACATTGACAAACTTTGTCGCCGAATTTACTATGGCTGATCAAGATCCAGAATCAGATTACTAG
- the LOC142624784 gene encoding uncharacterized protein LOC142624784 yields the protein MGGVGVVLLSPEKDFLKYRVQLQFPATNNEAEYEVVLTGLRIAKALGVRNLKLNFNSKLVVRQMTNEYKTKEDRMKRYLTLTNQLVSNFDDVKITQHLPSIEGFDVNYVQSRGSWMDPIITHIKDGNLPADPSEARKVKVRSSRFTILNDKLYKREFSQPYLKCLDPKYPEYVCENHSRPRSLVGQVVRAGYFWPTMQKDVV from the exons ATGGGTGGAGTAGGAGTGGTTCTCTTATCCCCTGAGAAAGACTTCCTCAAATACAGAGTCCAGCTTCAATTCCCAGCAACGAATAATGAAGCAGAGTACGAAGTAGTCCTAACGGGATTAAGGATTGCAAAGGCCTTGGGTGTAAGAAATTTAAAGCTGAACTTTAATTCGAAACTTGTGGTAAGGCAGATGACCAACGAGTATAAAACCAAAGAGGACAGGATGAAAAGGTACTTAACACTGACTAATCAGTTAGTTTCTAACTTTGATGATGTCAAGATCACTCAG CACCTCCCAAGTATTGAGGGATTTGACGTGAATTACGTCCAATCTAGGGGaagctggatggacccaatAATCACGCACATCAAGGATGGTAACCTCCCTGCAGATCCTTCGGAAGCTAGAAAAGTCAAAGTAAGGTCATCCAGATTCACAATCCTGAACGACAAGCTCTACAAGAGGGAATTTTCACAGCCCTACTTAAAGTGCCTTGATCCAAAATATCCTGAGTATGTTTGCGAAAATCACTCTAGACCGCGGTCACTCGTTGGACAAGTTGTTCGTGCAGGATATTTCTGGCCAACCATGCAAAAAGATGTAGTTTAG